Sequence from the Desulfobacteraceae bacterium genome:
CGTAAAAGATAAAAAGCGGCAGAACCCCGGCGGCCCGCCCGGAGGCCGTTTGGGGTTGGACGGCGCCAGCGGGAAGATCACGGCCCATGGGGAAGCGGGCGACGGGCCAGGGTACCGGGGACTGAGCGATTTGCGATTATACCAAGGGCAAGGCTGAAAGCAAGCCACCCGCCTCAAAAAAGAGCGTGGTTGGGAAAACCGGAGATCCCCGCAGCCAAGGGTTTCACCGGGGTGCCGAGGCGTTTCGGACCCGAATCGCCCCACGCCTGACCACCGGTTCTCACCAGCACGCCGGAGGTGGGATCGTTATCCCCAGCGGCCGACTCTTTGCGCCAGTTTTCCGGCAACCGGCCGGGCCCGTTTTTTTTGTTGACAAAAGGCCACTCGACCTTTAGGATCGCGCCAATTTAAACACCGAACCAAACACATGAACGGGGCCGGAAGCATCAGTTTCCAGGCCCTTTCTATGTTCGGTATATCCCAAGGAGGTGGTTTCGATGATTTGCACAACCATTCGCAATGGGCAGGACTGCGTCTTCATGACGGCCAAGGGGTGCTCCTACAACGGCGGCCACTGCCACCCGATTGTCGAGCAGTGCAGCGGCTGCAGCCGACCCCAGCAGTTTGAGACCGGCTGGTACTGCGTCGCGTGCCCTGAACCGGCGAAAAAATGGAAAAACGGGAACTGTAACCTGGCAACTCACCTGGTCAAAGAGGCCAAGGCCAGCAGCCAGAAAATCAACCCGTTGAAAGCGTCCAAACGCGGCGGCAAATAAGCCCCGTTGGCCTGCTTCCAGAGGACCCCGCTTTTTTTTTTAAAAGCGGGGTTTTTTTGGTGCCACCCGTTCGGCCCCGTCCTGCGCCACGCGCCGCAGCGCTTTTCACTTGACTTTTTTTTCTCTCCGACAGTAAGAAACTCCCTGTCGCATCGGCTGAAATCGGGCGTTTTACCGGACCCGAAA
This genomic interval carries:
- a CDS encoding PxxKW family cysteine-rich protein, producing MICTTIRNGQDCVFMTAKGCSYNGGHCHPIVEQCSGCSRPQQFETGWYCVACPEPAKKWKNGNCNLATHLVKEAKASSQKINPLKASKRGGK